From Carassius auratus strain Wakin chromosome 22, ASM336829v1, whole genome shotgun sequence, a single genomic window includes:
- the LOC113040615 gene encoding GTPase IMAP family member 7-like produces the protein MASGSVSNLRIVLLGKNESENNEVGNIILGTTAFQSKALSYSQLLNEKISGQVEKRHITVIKTNLLQTHLLQHQIVKGVGECVSLSAPGPHSIALILQYKDFTEDDMRSVYNVLSLFSKQAIKHTIVVTTDEDSFSSKITSKLWNNVIHNLIKDCGGGHLKFDSKDSGWRSEILKRTEDILKKEHEEFLICNMYEDGGDGSSVDGNLSRSGSSGRDDDKHKEDHAESIKTGRGGGG, from the coding sequence TAAGTAATCTGAGGATTGTTCTGCTAGGAAAGAACGAATCTGAAAACAATGAAGTGGGAAACATTATACTGGGTACAACGGCGTTTCAGAGTAAAGCCCTGTCTTATTCACAGCTTCTCAATGAGAAAATCAGTGGACAAGTTGAGAAGAGACACATCACAGTCATCAAAACTAACCTGCTACAGACACATCTCCTACAGCATCAGATAGTAAAGGGAGTGGGAgaatgtgtgtctctgtctgctcCTGGACCTCATTCGATCGCACTCATACTGCAGTATAAGGACTTCACAGAAGACGACATGAGAAGTGTGTATAATGTGCTGAGTCTCTTCAGTAAGCAGGCCATTAAACACACAATAGTGGTGACAACTGATGAAGACTCTTTTTCATCCAAAATCACCTCAAAGCTATGGAATAAtgttattcataatttaataaagGACTGTGGAGGAGGACATCTTAAATTTGATTCAAAAGACTCAGGATGGCGCTCTGAGATTTTGAAAAGGACAGAGGATATACTCAAGAAAGAACATGAAGAATTTCTCATCTGTAACATGTATGAAGATGGAGGTGATGGATCATCAGTGGATGGAAATCTGAGCAGATCTGGAAGTTCAGGCAGAGATGATGACAAACATAAAGAGGACCATGCTGAGAGCATAAAAACAGGACGTGGTGGAGGAGGTTAG